The following coding sequences lie in one Myxococcus xanthus genomic window:
- a CDS encoding efflux RND transporter periplasmic adaptor subunit codes for MSPPNRRRIAPWLGVLTLAVLAAVAWRPLAGWFFGTTSHTGTAPATHDAHGRAGTPLPDAALEYTRAAFEAYEGARALLAQDAVEGLAARAGELKAALQQAAEATQGDGTPLKAWLQQGADGASHLAAAKDAEAARQHFARVSEALIALAFADPRLQEDWHVFECPMVDGVNQWLQREPKLENPYMGRRMLACGTTSEWRSAAPAGAHGEGDIAHYTCPMHPSVKQHGPGACPICGMDLTPVSRAELESGIIRVDDLRRQRIGVKTAKVAQAPMDLSLRALGRVTFDEKSLVDVTLKLDGYIHELRVNATAEPVKKGDVLFTLYSPELYAAQQEYLLARQSQSAANASLVGAARKRLELWGLSAAQIERVAQRGQPVENMPFLAPASGYVMEKNVVEGAAVKAGERLFRIAPLAKVWVEADVYEQDLARVKPGQPVEVTLPYLPGKKYAGHVGYVYPSLQGATRTGRIRIELPNPELELKPDMYADVRFVLQGGARLQIPDSAVIYTGPRRLVFVDLGEGRLRPQEVKLGIRGEGTYEVLEGLSPGDVVVTSGNFLIAAESRIRSATDSFGGSHAAH; via the coding sequence ATGAGCCCCCCGAACCGCCGCCGCATCGCCCCCTGGCTGGGCGTGCTGACGCTCGCCGTACTCGCCGCCGTGGCCTGGAGGCCCCTCGCGGGCTGGTTCTTCGGCACCACGTCTCACACCGGCACCGCGCCCGCCACGCATGACGCCCACGGTCGCGCGGGCACACCCCTGCCCGACGCCGCCCTGGAGTACACGCGCGCGGCCTTCGAGGCCTACGAAGGCGCACGGGCCCTGCTCGCGCAGGACGCCGTGGAAGGACTCGCGGCCAGGGCTGGAGAGCTGAAGGCCGCGCTCCAGCAGGCCGCCGAGGCCACACAGGGTGACGGCACGCCGCTGAAGGCCTGGCTCCAGCAGGGCGCGGACGGCGCCTCGCACCTCGCTGCGGCGAAGGACGCCGAGGCAGCGCGCCAGCACTTCGCGCGCGTGAGTGAGGCGCTCATCGCCCTGGCGTTCGCCGATCCGCGGCTCCAGGAGGACTGGCACGTCTTCGAATGCCCCATGGTGGACGGGGTGAATCAGTGGCTCCAGCGCGAGCCCAAGCTGGAGAACCCGTACATGGGCCGGCGCATGCTGGCGTGTGGCACCACCAGCGAGTGGCGCTCGGCCGCTCCCGCCGGTGCTCACGGCGAGGGCGATATCGCGCACTACACCTGCCCCATGCACCCGTCCGTGAAGCAGCACGGCCCGGGCGCGTGCCCCATCTGCGGCATGGACCTGACACCCGTCAGCCGCGCCGAGCTGGAGAGCGGCATCATCCGGGTGGACGACCTGCGGCGGCAGCGCATCGGCGTGAAGACGGCGAAGGTGGCGCAGGCCCCCATGGACCTGTCCCTGCGCGCGCTCGGCCGCGTCACCTTCGACGAGAAGTCGCTGGTGGACGTCACCCTCAAGCTGGACGGCTACATCCACGAGCTGCGCGTCAACGCCACGGCCGAGCCGGTGAAGAAGGGCGACGTCCTCTTCACCCTCTACAGCCCGGAGCTCTACGCCGCGCAGCAGGAGTACCTGCTGGCGCGTCAGAGCCAGAGCGCGGCCAACGCGTCACTCGTGGGCGCGGCGCGCAAGCGGCTGGAGCTGTGGGGCCTGTCCGCGGCGCAAATCGAGCGCGTCGCCCAGCGAGGCCAGCCGGTGGAGAACATGCCCTTCCTGGCGCCCGCCAGCGGCTATGTGATGGAGAAGAACGTGGTGGAGGGCGCGGCGGTGAAGGCCGGTGAGCGCCTGTTCCGCATCGCCCCGCTGGCGAAGGTGTGGGTGGAGGCGGACGTGTACGAGCAGGACCTGGCGCGCGTGAAGCCGGGCCAGCCGGTGGAAGTCACCCTGCCCTACCTGCCTGGGAAGAAGTACGCGGGCCACGTCGGCTACGTGTACCCGTCCTTGCAAGGCGCCACGCGCACGGGGCGCATCCGCATCGAGCTGCCCAACCCGGAGCTGGAGCTGAAGCCGGACATGTACGCGGACGTCCGCTTCGTCCTGCAGGGCGGCGCGCGACTCCAGATTCCCGACTCGGCCGTCATCTACACCGGCCCGCGGCGGCTGGTGTTCGTGGACCTGGGCGAGGGACGGCTGCGGCCCCAGGAAGTGAAGCTCGGCATCAGGGGAGAGGGCACCTACGAGGTGCTGGAGGGCCTGTCGCCCGGCGACGTCGTCGTCACCAGCGGCAACTTCCTCATCGCGGCGGAGAGCCGCATCCGCTCCGCCACGGACTCCTTCGGAGGCAGCCATGCAGCCCACTGA
- a CDS encoding TolC family protein has product MSPHGTWRRSATRAVLATGVAVWLGPGAAGANEQRYQSQLEAVARQAPEAQAPEPFTSAPVLERAELVRQVLARNPSLEAAREAWRASLERYPRETALEDPMLTYEVAPLSITGSVPFGQVVGLSQQLPFPGKRGLRGEMALAEAQAMREDREALRLRLALMASTLFDDLFVVERSLDVTAEHLRLLGQLKKSAEAQYVTGRASQQDPLQAEVELSEVLREQVMFEAERERLRAQLNGLLHRAPQAPLPPLPEAMPAHAAESVPAEQLQDEALRLRPELEGLRARLGGGEAAVRLAKRDYYPDVMVMGEYNSMWMDTPHQFMAGVTINIPLDFGKRKAAVREAESGLKRLRREEEQLISDIRVEVEQARSRAEETRRVVALFQERLVPAAKDQVSAARAGFESGKNSFQVLIEAERGLRRVELREQTALADVQRRRAELDKAMGHTPGLPRNGETR; this is encoded by the coding sequence ATGTCACCCCATGGAACCTGGAGGCGGTCCGCCACGCGGGCCGTGCTCGCCACCGGCGTCGCCGTGTGGCTAGGCCCCGGCGCGGCCGGAGCCAATGAGCAGCGGTATCAATCCCAACTCGAAGCCGTTGCCCGGCAGGCACCGGAGGCACAGGCACCTGAGCCCTTCACGAGCGCCCCCGTGCTGGAGCGCGCGGAGCTGGTGCGGCAGGTGCTCGCGCGCAACCCCTCGCTGGAAGCAGCGCGTGAGGCGTGGCGCGCCAGTCTCGAACGCTACCCGCGTGAGACGGCGCTCGAAGACCCGATGCTGACCTATGAAGTCGCGCCGCTGAGCATCACTGGCAGCGTGCCCTTCGGACAGGTCGTGGGGCTGAGCCAGCAGCTCCCCTTCCCCGGCAAGCGCGGCCTGCGAGGGGAGATGGCACTGGCGGAAGCGCAAGCGATGCGCGAGGACCGCGAGGCCCTGCGTCTGCGCCTGGCCCTCATGGCCTCCACGCTCTTCGATGACTTGTTCGTCGTGGAGCGCTCGCTCGACGTCACGGCGGAGCACCTGCGGCTGCTCGGGCAGCTCAAGAAGAGCGCGGAGGCCCAATACGTCACCGGCCGCGCCTCGCAGCAGGATCCGCTCCAAGCGGAGGTGGAGCTGAGCGAGGTGCTGCGCGAACAGGTGATGTTCGAAGCCGAGCGCGAGCGGCTTCGCGCCCAGCTCAACGGCCTGCTGCACCGCGCCCCCCAGGCACCGCTGCCGCCACTGCCGGAGGCCATGCCCGCGCATGCCGCGGAGTCCGTGCCCGCCGAACAGCTGCAAGACGAAGCGCTGCGCCTGCGCCCGGAGCTGGAGGGCCTGCGGGCCCGGCTCGGTGGAGGCGAGGCCGCCGTCCGGCTCGCGAAGCGCGACTACTACCCGGATGTCATGGTGATGGGTGAGTACAACTCCATGTGGATGGACACGCCCCACCAGTTCATGGCGGGCGTCACCATCAACATCCCGCTCGACTTCGGCAAGCGGAAGGCCGCTGTGCGGGAGGCCGAGTCCGGCCTGAAGCGCCTGCGCCGGGAGGAAGAGCAGCTCATCTCCGACATCCGCGTCGAGGTGGAGCAGGCGCGCTCGCGTGCCGAGGAGACGCGGCGGGTGGTGGCGCTCTTCCAGGAGCGGCTCGTCCCCGCGGCGAAGGACCAGGTGTCCGCCGCCCGCGCGGGCTTCGAGAGCGGCAAGAACAGCTTCCAGGTCCTCATCGAGGCGGAGCGCGGCCTGCGCCGCGTGGAGCTGCGTGAACAGACGGCCCTGGCGGACGTGCAGCGCCGCCGGGCGGAGTTGGACAAGGCCATGGGCCACACCCCGGGTCTGCCCCGGAACGGAGAGACGCGATGA
- a CDS encoding PLP-dependent cysteine synthase family protein has product MRPPCRPLPADGRFLQAVGPTPLVPVRLHEEGPTIWCKLEFLNPSGSTKDRIARYMLEKAWRQGELVPGGEVIEASSGSTSIALALACAQMGLRFTAVMPEGVTGERILTIRAYGGDVVLVPREAGVHGAIVKAEELARERKAFAPRQFENLDNAEAHRVWTGQEILSQIPGGLVHGVVSGVGTGGTVVGLYQAFAEAGCPVTAFVARPIAGLGCDIECCSFSPRVPGVVDGMSRLYREADMPGRVEIDVSDDVAMSTARALIRRGFPVGPSSGLNYVAAVEAAKRLGPEAQVVTVFPDRMERYFSTELIQPKPVPARGAA; this is encoded by the coding sequence ATGCGCCCTCCCTGTCGCCCTCTTCCCGCGGACGGCCGCTTCCTCCAGGCCGTGGGTCCCACTCCGCTCGTCCCCGTACGTCTCCACGAGGAGGGCCCCACCATCTGGTGCAAGCTGGAGTTCCTCAACCCCAGCGGCTCCACCAAGGACCGCATCGCGCGCTACATGCTGGAGAAGGCGTGGCGCCAGGGGGAGCTGGTCCCCGGCGGCGAGGTCATCGAGGCGTCCAGCGGCTCCACGAGCATCGCCCTGGCGCTGGCTTGCGCCCAGATGGGCCTGCGCTTCACCGCGGTGATGCCGGAGGGCGTCACCGGGGAGCGCATCCTCACCATCCGCGCCTATGGTGGTGACGTGGTGCTGGTGCCGCGCGAAGCCGGCGTGCACGGCGCCATCGTGAAGGCGGAGGAGTTGGCGCGTGAGCGCAAGGCCTTCGCGCCGCGTCAGTTCGAGAACCTGGACAACGCCGAGGCCCACCGGGTGTGGACGGGCCAGGAGATTCTGTCGCAAATCCCGGGCGGGCTGGTGCACGGCGTGGTCAGCGGCGTAGGCACGGGCGGCACCGTGGTGGGCCTGTACCAGGCCTTCGCGGAAGCAGGCTGTCCGGTGACGGCCTTCGTGGCGCGCCCCATCGCCGGCCTGGGCTGCGACATCGAATGTTGCAGCTTCAGCCCCCGCGTCCCGGGCGTGGTGGATGGCATGTCCCGGCTGTACCGCGAGGCGGACATGCCGGGCCGCGTTGAAATCGACGTGTCGGACGATGTCGCCATGAGCACCGCCAGGGCGCTCATCCGCCGCGGCTTCCCCGTGGGACCGTCGTCCGGCCTCAACTACGTCGCCGCGGTGGAAGCCGCGAAGCGACTGGGCCCGGAGGCGCAGGTGGTGACGGTGTTCCCCGACCGCATGGAGCGCTACTTCTCCACCGAGCTAATCCAGCCCAAGCCCGTGCCAGCACGCGGCGCGGCATGA
- a CDS encoding sensor histidine kinase, translating to MPPTSALILNVNDDAASRYVTSRVLGLAGFRVVDAASGMEALALVNEETDLVILDVRLPDISGLEVCRRLKETPRTQGVLVLHLSAQAVGPGDRAHGLEHGADGYLVAPVDPEELVAQVHALLRLRQAEREVKELSREVVHQRQLLELAISCAADPIALYDETGRVLSANQSLYVSRGSHAVHAPGRTLDEMQAADGALTPYLEQVRMALRTGHVQRGTIALESDRGPRYFDYVLSPALGASGEVLAVMSSLRDVTESRSAEEFREQFIGMLGHDLRNPLNALSMSAQQLRRKGGLDERQGMLTERILTSAERMDRMIRQLLDFARSRLGGGIPVVRSSCDVFEVVRRTVDELRASHPGRVVQLESKGDGLGKWDSDRLEQAVGNLVANALKYSPAESTVWVGAEGSEREVVLRIHNRGTPIPPEDLPHVFGAWRRGRRAASDAGAPSGLGLGLYITRQIVRAHDGDAQVASSATEGTTFLIRLPR from the coding sequence ATGCCTCCCACTTCCGCGCTCATCCTCAACGTCAACGACGACGCGGCCAGCCGCTATGTCACCTCCCGCGTGCTGGGGCTGGCGGGCTTCCGCGTCGTGGACGCCGCTTCCGGGATGGAGGCGCTTGCCCTGGTGAACGAGGAGACGGACCTCGTCATCCTGGACGTGCGGCTGCCGGACATCAGCGGCCTGGAGGTGTGCCGGAGGTTGAAGGAGACGCCTCGCACACAGGGTGTCCTGGTGCTCCACCTGTCCGCACAGGCCGTGGGGCCGGGCGATCGGGCGCATGGCTTGGAGCACGGCGCGGACGGCTACCTGGTGGCGCCGGTGGACCCGGAGGAGCTGGTGGCCCAGGTCCACGCGCTGCTCCGGCTGCGCCAGGCCGAGCGCGAGGTGAAGGAGCTGTCCCGCGAGGTGGTGCACCAGCGCCAGCTCCTGGAGTTGGCCATCTCCTGCGCGGCGGACCCCATCGCGCTCTACGACGAGACCGGGCGCGTCCTGTCGGCCAATCAGTCCCTGTATGTCTCACGCGGCAGCCACGCCGTGCATGCACCGGGCAGGACACTGGATGAGATGCAGGCCGCGGACGGGGCGCTGACGCCGTACCTCGAACAGGTGCGGATGGCCTTGCGCACGGGGCACGTGCAGCGAGGCACCATCGCCTTGGAGTCGGACCGCGGCCCGCGGTACTTCGACTACGTGCTGTCGCCCGCGCTGGGGGCCAGCGGCGAGGTGCTGGCGGTGATGTCCTCTCTACGGGATGTCACGGAGTCGCGCAGCGCGGAGGAGTTCCGCGAGCAGTTCATCGGCATGTTGGGACATGACCTGCGCAACCCGCTCAACGCGTTGTCCATGTCCGCGCAGCAGCTGCGGCGCAAGGGCGGGTTGGACGAGCGCCAGGGCATGCTCACCGAGCGCATCCTCACCAGCGCCGAGCGCATGGACCGGATGATTCGCCAGCTGCTGGACTTCGCGCGCTCGCGGTTGGGCGGCGGCATTCCGGTGGTGCGCTCGTCGTGCGACGTGTTCGAGGTGGTGCGCCGCACCGTGGACGAGCTGCGCGCCAGCCATCCTGGCCGGGTGGTGCAGTTGGAGTCCAAGGGCGATGGCCTGGGGAAGTGGGACTCCGACCGACTGGAGCAGGCCGTGGGCAACCTGGTGGCCAACGCGCTGAAGTACAGTCCGGCGGAGAGCACCGTGTGGGTGGGCGCCGAGGGCTCCGAGCGCGAAGTGGTGCTGCGCATCCACAACCGCGGCACGCCCATCCCCCCGGAGGACCTGCCCCACGTCTTCGGCGCCTGGCGACGGGGCCGGCGCGCCGCCAGTGACGCGGGCGCGCCCAGCGGCCTGGGGCTCGGCCTCTACATCACCCGGCAGATTGTCCGGGCGCATGACGGGGACGCGCAGGTGGCCTCCAGTGCGACGGAGGGCACGACCTTCCTCATTCGCCTGCCGCGATGA
- a CDS encoding DUF2378 family protein produces the protein MASDKLIFAQSVEALFVRALGPYLTRDGRQRLKAVGLDLSEPLRPQYTLEQWRAFLRVAAQDVFPALPPHEASFELGARFLQGFRQTSVGRASLSLVTQLGPRRTLERVPYNVRAGNNFNEVRVEESTQDSATLWMKDVTADTPDFAAGFLAETLRSAGAGHVEVKPIAFDGTAATFRITWSKAASRAPVAGAGPRSVH, from the coding sequence ATGGCGTCAGACAAGCTCATTTTCGCTCAGTCCGTGGAAGCGCTCTTCGTGCGGGCGCTCGGGCCGTATCTCACCCGGGATGGACGCCAGCGCCTGAAGGCGGTGGGGCTCGACTTGTCGGAACCGCTGCGCCCCCAGTACACATTGGAGCAGTGGCGCGCCTTCCTGCGCGTGGCGGCGCAGGATGTCTTCCCGGCCCTGCCTCCGCACGAGGCCAGCTTCGAGTTGGGCGCGCGCTTCCTCCAGGGCTTCCGGCAGACGTCGGTGGGCCGGGCCAGCTTGTCGCTCGTCACCCAGTTGGGGCCGCGGCGCACGCTGGAGCGGGTGCCGTACAACGTTCGCGCCGGCAACAACTTCAATGAGGTCCGCGTGGAGGAGTCCACGCAGGACAGCGCCACGCTGTGGATGAAGGACGTCACGGCGGACACGCCGGACTTCGCCGCGGGCTTCCTGGCGGAGACGCTGCGGTCGGCGGGCGCGGGGCATGTAGAGGTGAAGCCCATCGCCTTCGACGGCACGGCGGCCACCTTCCGCATCACCTGGTCGAAGGCCGCCAGCCGTGCGCCCGTGGCCGGTGCCGGCCCCCGCAGCGTTCATTGA
- a CDS encoding ABC transporter ATP-binding protein, whose translation MARLLVEDVHVRLGTNDILKGITADFRDGEVVALLGRSGSGKSTLLRSVAGLETPARGRIHIGERTVFDAAAKVNLPPERRDLGLVFQSYALWPHKTVFDNVAYGLRLRKQSREQVDRAVREVLQGVGLEGYGDRFPSQLSGGQQQRVALARALVYGPPLVLLDEPLSNLDAKLREEARVWIRALIKRLGLTALFVTHDQVEAMAIADRIMLLDGGRMVQDGTPEQLYTEPRSLFAADFMGVNNTLSGRVVERRGGEARLQVGSQSLWGQRRGDGSGGDTATGVIRVEELQLASGPGENRLPAALASSIYVGGRWEHQFHAAGQTLRASTRQVLAPGAYTLAFPKERLWIF comes from the coding sequence ATGGCCAGGTTGCTCGTCGAGGACGTCCACGTCCGGCTCGGCACGAATGACATCCTGAAGGGCATCACCGCCGACTTCCGGGACGGCGAGGTGGTGGCGCTGCTGGGCCGCTCCGGCAGCGGCAAGTCCACGCTGCTGCGCTCCGTCGCTGGTTTGGAGACGCCGGCGCGCGGGCGCATCCACATTGGTGAACGCACGGTGTTCGACGCGGCGGCGAAGGTGAACCTGCCGCCAGAGCGGCGTGACCTGGGGCTGGTGTTCCAGTCCTACGCGCTGTGGCCGCACAAGACGGTGTTCGACAACGTGGCCTACGGCCTGCGGCTGCGCAAGCAGTCCCGCGAGCAGGTGGACCGGGCCGTGCGCGAGGTGCTCCAGGGCGTGGGCCTGGAGGGCTACGGCGACCGCTTCCCCAGCCAGCTCTCCGGCGGGCAGCAGCAGCGCGTGGCATTGGCGCGGGCGCTCGTCTACGGGCCGCCGCTGGTGCTCCTGGACGAGCCGCTGTCCAACTTGGACGCGAAGCTGCGGGAGGAGGCGCGCGTGTGGATTCGCGCGCTCATCAAGCGGCTGGGGCTCACCGCGCTCTTCGTCACCCATGACCAGGTGGAGGCCATGGCCATCGCGGACCGCATCATGCTGCTGGACGGCGGGCGGATGGTGCAGGACGGGACGCCGGAGCAGCTCTACACGGAGCCGAGGAGCCTGTTCGCCGCCGACTTCATGGGGGTGAACAACACGCTGTCAGGGCGCGTGGTGGAGCGCCGCGGCGGCGAGGCGCGGCTCCAGGTGGGAAGCCAGTCATTGTGGGGGCAGCGGCGTGGGGACGGCTCCGGTGGCGACACGGCCACGGGCGTCATCCGCGTGGAGGAGCTCCAGTTGGCATCCGGCCCCGGGGAGAACCGGCTCCCGGCCGCGCTGGCGAGCTCCATCTACGTGGGCGGGCGCTGGGAGCACCAGTTCCATGCCGCAGGGCAGACACTGCGCGCCTCGACGCGCCAGGTGTTGGCTCCGGGGGCCTACACGCTCGCGTTCCCCAAGGAGCGCCTCTGGATTTTCTGA
- a CDS encoding FAD-dependent monooxygenase, protein MSEASYDVAIIGGGPAGAAMAVALRDLAPFLSIVMLERTDYDTHRSGETLSPDLRIPLSRLGVWSSFLRDGHLASRGTSSCWSRAEPRVQDTQMSPWGSAWHLDRARFDERLSLEAARQGVRVLRLTTLLDVESIAKEGYRLHLSQRKTGALTLRARFVVDATGWKATFAMTQGARRRIRDRCFTVHGAFQLRPGESFPTDALVESCPEGWWHSARLPSDCVAVTLVGDGDSLHGLRWATPEPWAALLEQAPVTQARLAACDFAGEPLVAAPVLVGELDQMHGERWLAVGDAACTHDPLSAQGIFSALDSALLAAEALEQYLRGEVDALCAYEQTLHLRFNEHLHRRSSTYREEQRWPDAPFWKNRHTAFPALTPAAEQRSAPAPTGLAP, encoded by the coding sequence ATGAGCGAAGCTTCCTACGACGTCGCCATCATCGGAGGCGGCCCAGCGGGCGCGGCCATGGCCGTGGCCTTGCGAGACCTGGCGCCCTTCCTGTCCATCGTCATGCTCGAGCGCACTGATTACGACACGCACCGCTCGGGCGAGACCTTGTCACCCGACCTCCGCATTCCCCTGTCCCGGCTCGGTGTCTGGAGCAGCTTCCTGCGCGATGGACACCTGGCCTCGCGCGGGACGTCCTCGTGCTGGAGCCGCGCGGAGCCCAGAGTCCAGGACACGCAGATGTCGCCCTGGGGCTCCGCCTGGCACCTGGACCGGGCACGCTTCGACGAACGGCTCAGCCTGGAGGCAGCCCGGCAAGGCGTCCGCGTCCTTCGCCTGACGACCCTGCTGGACGTCGAGTCCATCGCGAAGGAGGGCTATCGGCTGCACCTCTCCCAACGCAAGACGGGCGCGCTCACGCTGCGGGCGCGCTTCGTCGTGGATGCGACCGGATGGAAAGCCACCTTCGCCATGACCCAGGGCGCGCGGCGCCGCATCCGCGACCGCTGCTTCACCGTTCATGGCGCGTTCCAGCTCCGGCCAGGGGAATCATTCCCCACGGATGCCTTGGTGGAATCATGTCCGGAAGGCTGGTGGCACTCCGCGCGACTGCCCTCGGACTGTGTCGCCGTCACCCTGGTGGGTGATGGAGATTCCTTGCACGGACTGCGCTGGGCGACGCCGGAGCCGTGGGCGGCCCTGCTCGAACAAGCCCCCGTCACCCAGGCGAGGCTGGCGGCCTGCGACTTCGCCGGAGAGCCTCTCGTCGCGGCGCCCGTGCTCGTCGGCGAACTCGACCAGATGCACGGTGAGCGCTGGCTCGCCGTAGGCGATGCGGCCTGCACCCATGACCCGCTGTCCGCCCAGGGTATCTTCAGCGCGCTGGACTCCGCGCTCCTCGCCGCCGAAGCCCTGGAGCAATACCTGCGCGGTGAAGTGGATGCGCTCTGCGCCTACGAGCAAACGCTTCATCTGCGCTTCAACGAACACCTGCACAGACGAAGCAGCACCTACCGCGAGGAGCAACGGTGGCCCGACGCGCCCTTCTGGAAGAACCGGCACACCGCCTTCCCCGCCCTGACGCCCGCCGCGGAGCAGCGCTCCGCGCCAGCGCCCACCGGGCTCGCGCCATGA